A DNA window from Helianthus annuus cultivar XRQ/B chromosome 15, HanXRQr2.0-SUNRISE, whole genome shotgun sequence contains the following coding sequences:
- the LOC110913946 gene encoding uncharacterized protein LOC110913946, translating into MESSESVDGADVVIPLSSVKQVTDRYANTLYGYFLGKRQAFPVVDYFEKNNWVKYSLSRLMMNANGFFFFKFKTKEAMDKMVEDGPWMIRNVPIILKEWSAFVKLEKEDIKAIPVWVKMHDVPLAAYTEDGLSLLASKIGVPKMLDSYTTTMCAESWGRSSYARALIEIQAGAELKRSVTVAIPSLDGNGHSKVEVKIEYDWEPLRCSSCCVFGHEDSSCPKNPQVVSSGDSGKKIDDFQVVGAKKKKTTNQGLHMKNQKPKVVYRLVVNPKPNSSLRKPMNYQVSTLNPFDILKDDDGGQGGSIVGRIEKKAKQTNDKRDSDEEEVVEVYNETNEFMTSGTHPSSSRARASNSSTKGSNS; encoded by the coding sequence ATGGAATCTAGCGAGTCGGTTGATGGAGCTGATGTCGTTATTCCATTGTCTTCGGTTAAACAAGTTACTGacaggtatgctaacactttgtATGGATATTTTCTGGGTAAACGTCAGGCTTTTCCTGTGGTGGATTATTTTGAAAAGAACAACTGGGTTAAATATAGTCTCTCTAGACTAATGATGAATGCGAacgggttctttttctttaaattcaaaACAAAGGAAGCGATGGATAAAATGGTAGAGGATGGACCTTGGATGATTAGAAATGTTCCGATAATTTTGAAGGAGTGGTCGGCCTTTGTCAAGTTGGAAAAGGAAGATATTAAAGCTATCccagtttgggtcaagatgcatgatgtgccgttagCAGCATACACTGAGGACGGTCTTAGTTTGCTCGCTTCCAAGATAGGGGTACCTAAGATGCTAGATTCGTACACTACTACAATGTGTGCTGAGTCGTGGGGAAGAAGCAGTTATGCTAGAGCTCTCATTGAAATTCAAGCCGGGGCTGAGTTAAAGAGGAGTGTTACTGTTGCAATCCCATCTTTAGATGGTAATGGTCATTCAAAGGTGGAGGTAAAAAtcgaatatgattgggagcctttaagATGCTCATCTTGTTGCGTGTTTGGTCATGAAGATAGCTCGTGCCCAAAGAACCCTCAGGTTGTTTCGAGTGGGGATTCTGGGAagaaaattgatgattttcaggttgtgggtGCCAAGAAGAAGAAAACTACTAACCAAGGTCTTCATATGAAAAATCAGAAACCTAAGGTAGTGTATAGACTTGTTGTAAACCCTAAACCAAATTCGTCCTTGAGGAAGCCGATGAACTATCAGGTATCAACGTTAAACCCCTTTGATATCCTTAAGGACGATGATGGTGGTCAGGGAGGTAGTATTGTGGGTCGTATAGAGAAGAAGGCCAAGCAGACTAATGACAAGCGGGATTCAgatgaggaggaggtcgttgaagtctacaatgaaactaaTGAATTTATGACTTCGGGAACACATCCTTCATCGTCTAGAGCTCGGGCAAGCAACTCCTCCACAAAGGGTTCCAATAGCTAG